The window GCCTCCTTCTCTTTCATGTTCCTGATATACAATTTCAGCAAGCCATTGATATTTTTTTCCTAATTCATTCATAATAATATCATGACCATATTTTGAATGCCTCTGGATCATCCTTTCATCTTCAGGGGTTAATTTCTCCAGTTTTGAGAGAGTTTTTTCAGGTACTTTTATGATTCCTATATCGTGAAAAAAGGCAGACATCCCGAGTTCTTGAAGTTCATGATTTTCATAGTTAAGACCTAAGCCAAGCTTGATTGCGTATATACAGACATTGGTTGAATGGGATATATAATTTTCTGGGACACCTTTCTTATATACTGTTTTTAGAAAGAGGGCATCACTGACTCTTATGCTCTCTATCATCTGAGAGATTATGCGAAAACCATTATCGATGATGGTAGAAAGAGCTTTTTCCGCTTTTTCGAAGATCTCTTCAACAAATTCATAGGCATCTTTATATATTTTATCTACATTTTCTTCTTCTCTTTTTTTCTTTTCTGGAGATACAACTTCATCTTTCTTTCTGAGTTCTTTGCTGAGCTCTTGGAGTTCTCTAAAACTAATTTTTTCCTGTTCTTTTTTAGATTTTTTATCTTCTGGCTCTTCTTCGAGAGGGGATTCATCCCCTTTGATTATGTCGCTTAATCTTACCATTTACCTCATCTTCCATCTTCTATAGCTTTAATAATAGTCTTTGAGTCAATAACATTTAATTTTAGACTATATCCAACAAGCAAACTTAGGTCACAGAGATTATTTATCCTTCTTGGTACTCCCTTTGTCTCTTCGTATATCTTTTCGATAGCCTCTTTAGTAAAAATGCCTTTATCCATTCCTGCAGTTTTTAATCGATGAAATATATATTTTGCAGTTTGTTCAATATCAAGATACCGAAGGTGATATTTTATGGCTATTCGTTGTTCTAATTGTGGAATATCTTCAATCTGCTTTTTAAGCTCTGGTTGTCCAATAAGTATAAGGGTGAACAAGAACCTTTCGTTTAATTGAAAATTTAAGAGGAGTCTCAGCTCTTCGAAGATCTCTTTATCTTTTATTACCTGGGCCTCATCGATTATAATAATAGTATCTTTAGAGTTTTTCATATTCTTTAGCATTTCTTCATTAAGGGCATGGAGGAAATCAGCTTTGGACTGAGAATCATCTTCTACACCTAATTGGTATAAGATTTCTTTTAAAAAGTCAGCAGGAGATAAACTTGGGTTAGCTATTAAAGCTATCTCAAATTTTTCATTAGAAATTTCTCGAATAAATACGCGGCTTAATATTGTTTTACCACTACCAATCTCTCCGGTAAGCATAGCTGCTCCCTTGCGAGCTTGTGCAGTATAGATTAATCGTGTTAAGGCTTCTTCATGATGGGGAGAGTAATACATAAATCTCGGGTCAGGCACATTTTCAAACGGGAGTTCTTTTAAACCCCAATGCTTTTCATACAATATTTTCCCCTTTAATTATTTGAAAATATGTAACTTAATCATAATTGATTCAATATCAAGTGTCAAGAGATACTTGCTAATCTTTATTTCTTTCAAAGATTATTCTTAGTCCTTCCAAAGTTAACAATGGATCAACAGTTTTAATCATTTTAGACTCAGGAGATATAATATCAGCCAATCCACCTGTAGATATGACTGAAGGGTTTCCATCAATTTCTCTTTTCATTCTCGCTACGATTGCATCAACCAATCCGGCGTATCCATAGATTATTCCTGATTGCATGCTCCATATGGTATTTTTCCCTATAACCTTTTTAGGCTTAACAAACTCAATCCTCGGTAATTTTGCGGCATGTTCAAATAGAGCTTCTGAAGATATAATAATGCCAGGGGATATCACCCCACCTAAATACTCACCTTTTTTTGATACAGCATCAAAGGTTGTAGCTGTGCCGAAGTCGATTACAATTACAGGACCACCATATTTTTCAAAGGCTGCTACACTATTGACGATCCTATCAGCTCCCACATCTCTTGGGTTATCATACAAAATAGGCATCCCTGTTTTTATCCCTGGTTCTATAACCATTGGGGTTATTCCGAGATATTTTCCATACATTTCAACTATAGTTGGCAGAAGGGGAGGGACAACACAGGACAGGGCAATATTTTTAATACTCTTTTCTTTAATATTATTCAAGTGGAAGAGTTCTTTTATAAGGATGCCATACTCATCTTTTGTTTTGTTCTTTATTGTACCTATGCGCCAATGTTGAATTAAATCTTTTCCGTCAAAAATACCCAAAGCTATATTAGAATTTCCAATGTCCATCACTAATAACATTTATAATATCTCCAAAAGTTTTGAGAGAATGTATCAAAAAATGGCTCATTTATCAATAAATGTAATATCTCCACTACTAATCTTTTCTATCTTGTTGTTTACTTTTAAAAGTAATAAGCCATTTTCGTTAATACCGATAACCGTACCCTCGATCGATCTTTTCAACTCGTTTACCCTGACCAATCTTCCCGTTATATTTGCATATTTATGATATTCTCTTAGTATCTTATCTTTGCCTTTGTTTATATATTCTAAATACCATTTTTCAAAAAAATAAAGGATTTTTTTTATTAATCTGTTTCTGTCGATATCCTTCCCAATTACCTTCTTAAGAGATGTAGATTTTTCTTGAATCTCTTTTGGAAATAATGAAGTATCAGTATTTACATTAACCCCTATTCCATCTACAAGATAATCTATCTTATCTTTTTTTGATTTCATTTCAATCAAGATCCCACCAATTTTTTTATCATTAACTAAAATATCATTCGGCCATTTTAGTGTTGGAGAGAGTGATGTTACCTTTTTGATAGATTCTATAACAGCTATTCCAGTTAAAAAAACAATCAAAAATGACTCTTTAGGGGGGATTTTGGGTCTTAAAATAATAGAAAGATATATTCCAACCTCTAAAGGAGATAACCAAGAACGTCCGAGTCTCCCTCTACCTTTTGATTGTGTTTCGGATATGATGACAGTGCCCTCGTCTTCCCCTTTTTCAGCAAGCTC is drawn from Nitrospinota bacterium and contains these coding sequences:
- a CDS encoding HD domain-containing phosphohydrolase, with product MVRLSDIIKGDESPLEEEPEDKKSKKEQEKISFRELQELSKELRKKDEVVSPEKKKREEENVDKIYKDAYEFVEEIFEKAEKALSTIIDNGFRIISQMIESIRVSDALFLKTVYKKGVPENYISHSTNVCIYAIKLGLGLNYENHELQELGMSAFFHDIGIIKVPEKTLSKLEKLTPEDERMIQRHSKYGHDIIMNELGKKYQWLAEIVYQEHEREGGQGYPRGLKGEQIHEYAKIVGISDVYEALTHNRPYRKRILPYNAVREIIENYKAHFASQIIKVLLIELSVFPLHSYVKLNSNEIGMVIETSKVQPLKPVVKILYDSKGKKIRDEKILDLRKTPLLYINESIHEEDFLT
- a CDS encoding AAA family ATPase, which encodes MYEKHWGLKELPFENVPDPRFMYYSPHHEEALTRLIYTAQARKGAAMLTGEIGSGKTILSRVFIREISNEKFEIALIANPSLSPADFLKEILYQLGVEDDSQSKADFLHALNEEMLKNMKNSKDTIIIIDEAQVIKDKEIFEELRLLLNFQLNERFLFTLILIGQPELKKQIEDIPQLEQRIAIKYHLRYLDIEQTAKYIFHRLKTAGMDKGIFTKEAIEKIYEETKGVPRRINNLCDLSLLVGYSLKLNVIDSKTIIKAIEDGR
- a CDS encoding type III pantothenate kinase, producing MLLVMDIGNSNIALGIFDGKDLIQHWRIGTIKNKTKDEYGILIKELFHLNNIKEKSIKNIALSCVVPPLLPTIVEMYGKYLGITPMVIEPGIKTGMPILYDNPRDVGADRIVNSVAAFEKYGGPVIVIDFGTATTFDAVSKKGEYLGGVISPGIIISSEALFEHAAKLPRIEFVKPKKVIGKNTIWSMQSGIIYGYAGLVDAIVARMKREIDGNPSVISTGGLADIISPESKMIKTVDPLLTLEGLRIIFERNKD
- a CDS encoding biotin--[acetyl-CoA-carboxylase] ligase; this encodes MYKEVDSTNRRAIELAEKGEDEGTVIISETQSKGRGRLGRSWLSPLEVGIYLSIILRPKIPPKESFLIVFLTGIAVIESIKKVTSLSPTLKWPNDILVNDKKIGGILIEMKSKKDKIDYLVDGIGVNVNTDTSLFPKEIQEKSTSLKKVIGKDIDRNRLIKKILYFFEKWYLEYINKGKDKILREYHKYANITGRLVRVNELKRSIEGTVIGINENGLLLLKVNNKIEKISSGDITFIDK